Proteins encoded by one window of Modestobacter marinus:
- a CDS encoding carbohydrate ABC transporter permease: MEWFLDADTVGHKLALMVFAILLFAGVMGAILFGVDRPRRVPLWVVVAGFLGPTFLLLLVGLVYPAISTIRGSFFNRDGSAFVGLDNYATVFTEDNFQTVLLNTVLWVVLVPLVTTTFGLVYAYLVDRTRFESLAKALVFLPMAISMVGAGVIWKFVYEFRPDQPGVNQIGLLNQLLVLVGLDPQQFLLDAPANTLYLIVVMIWIQAGFAMTVLSAAIKAIPDDVVEAARLDGVGGVQMFRYVTVPSIRPALVVVVTTVAIVTLKVFDVVRTMTGGNFGTSVVANEFYTQAFRQFNFGLGAALAVLLFVLVIPIIAYNVRQLRLSEDIR; this comes from the coding sequence GTGGAGTGGTTCCTCGATGCGGACACCGTCGGGCACAAGCTGGCCCTGATGGTGTTCGCGATCCTGCTGTTCGCCGGCGTGATGGGCGCCATCCTGTTCGGCGTCGACCGACCGCGCCGGGTCCCCCTGTGGGTCGTCGTCGCCGGGTTCCTGGGGCCGACGTTCCTCCTGCTGCTGGTCGGCCTCGTGTACCCCGCGATCTCCACGATCCGGGGCTCGTTCTTCAACCGCGACGGCTCGGCGTTCGTGGGCCTGGACAACTACGCCACGGTCTTCACCGAGGACAACTTCCAGACCGTCCTGCTCAACACCGTGCTGTGGGTCGTGCTGGTCCCGCTGGTGACGACCACGTTCGGGCTGGTCTACGCCTACCTGGTCGACCGCACCCGCTTCGAGTCCCTCGCCAAGGCGCTGGTCTTCCTGCCGATGGCGATCTCCATGGTCGGCGCCGGGGTCATCTGGAAGTTCGTCTACGAGTTCCGCCCCGACCAGCCCGGGGTGAACCAGATCGGCCTGCTGAACCAGCTGCTCGTGCTCGTGGGGCTCGACCCGCAGCAGTTCCTGCTCGATGCGCCGGCGAACACGCTGTACCTGATCGTGGTGATGATCTGGATCCAGGCCGGCTTCGCCATGACCGTGCTCTCGGCGGCGATCAAGGCGATCCCGGACGACGTCGTGGAGGCCGCCCGGCTGGACGGCGTGGGCGGGGTCCAGATGTTCCGCTACGTCACCGTGCCGAGCATCCGGCCGGCGCTGGTCGTCGTGGTCACCACCGTCGCGATCGTGACGCTGAAGGTCTTCGACGTGGTGCGCACGATGACCGGCGGGAACTTCGGCACGAGCGTCGTGGCCAACGAGTTCTACACGCAGGCCTTCCGCCAGTTCAACTTCGGCCTGGGCGCCGCCCTGGCCGTGCTCCTCTTCGTGCTGGTCATCCCGATCATCGCCTACAACGTGCGCCAGCTGCGCCTGTCCGAGGACATCCGATGA
- a CDS encoding ABC transporter substrate-binding protein: MNTRARGLRSVTLGGGLAAALVLTGCGANETSGGDSGGGGGDTADAADLAIDCAPYEEFGDLEGETVSVYTSIVDPEDQPQIDSYVPFEECTGVDVQYEGSREFEAQLVVRIQSGNAPDIAFIPQPGLLQTLVGTGAVSPAPEQVAANVDEYWDESWKGYGSVDGTFYAAPLGANAKSFVWYSPSAFEDAGYEVPETWDDMIALSDEIAATGAKPWCAGIGSGEATGWPATDWLEDVVLRTAGPEVYDQWVNHEIPFNDPQIVEALNTVGEILKNPEYVNGGLGEVQSIASTEFGDAGLPILDGSCWMHRQASFYQANWPEGTEVGPDGDVFAFPLPPIGDAGAPPVLGGGEFTTAFNDDPATQAFQTYLSSPEWANIKAQVSGPGWVSANTGLDPENLVSPIDQLAAELFQDPEAVFRFDGSDLMPGEIGTGELWTQLTEWIANDKSSEAALTDVENAWPTS; the protein is encoded by the coding sequence ATGAACACGCGTGCCAGAGGGCTGCGCTCGGTGACGCTGGGCGGCGGCCTGGCCGCAGCGCTGGTGCTGACCGGTTGCGGCGCCAACGAGACCAGTGGCGGCGACAGCGGCGGGGGCGGCGGCGACACCGCGGACGCCGCCGACCTGGCGATCGACTGCGCGCCCTACGAGGAGTTCGGCGACCTGGAGGGCGAGACCGTCAGCGTCTACACCTCGATCGTCGACCCCGAGGACCAGCCGCAGATCGACTCGTACGTGCCCTTCGAGGAGTGCACGGGGGTCGACGTCCAGTACGAGGGCTCCCGCGAGTTCGAGGCGCAGCTGGTCGTGCGCATCCAGAGCGGCAACGCCCCCGACATCGCCTTCATCCCGCAGCCCGGGCTGCTGCAGACGCTCGTCGGCACCGGCGCCGTCTCCCCCGCCCCCGAGCAGGTCGCGGCGAACGTCGACGAGTACTGGGACGAGAGCTGGAAGGGGTACGGCAGCGTCGACGGCACCTTCTACGCCGCCCCGCTGGGCGCCAACGCCAAGTCCTTCGTCTGGTACTCACCGTCGGCCTTCGAGGACGCCGGCTACGAGGTGCCCGAGACCTGGGACGACATGATCGCGCTGTCGGACGAGATCGCCGCCACCGGCGCCAAGCCGTGGTGCGCCGGGATCGGCTCCGGTGAGGCCACCGGCTGGCCGGCCACCGACTGGCTGGAGGACGTCGTCCTGCGCACCGCCGGGCCCGAGGTCTACGACCAGTGGGTCAACCACGAGATCCCCTTCAACGACCCGCAGATCGTCGAGGCGCTGAACACCGTCGGGGAGATCCTCAAGAACCCCGAGTACGTCAACGGCGGGCTCGGCGAGGTCCAGTCCATCGCCTCCACCGAGTTCGGCGACGCCGGTCTGCCGATCCTCGACGGCAGCTGCTGGATGCACCGCCAGGCGTCCTTCTACCAGGCCAACTGGCCCGAGGGCACCGAGGTCGGCCCGGACGGCGACGTCTTCGCCTTCCCGCTGCCGCCCATCGGCGACGCCGGCGCCCCGCCGGTCCTCGGCGGCGGCGAGTTCACCACCGCGTTCAACGACGACCCGGCGACCCAGGCGTTCCAGACGTACCTGTCCTCGCCGGAGTGGGCCAACATCAAGGCCCAGGTCTCCGGCCCGGGCTGGGTCAGCGCCAACACCGGTCTGGACCCGGAGAACCTGGTGTCCCCGATCGACCAGCTGGCCGCGGAGCTGTTCCAGGACCCCGAGGCGGTGTTCCGCTTCGACGGTTCCGACCTCATGCCGGGTGAGATCGGCACCGGGGAGCTGTGGACCCAGCTGACCGAGTGGATCGCCAACGACAAGTCGTCCGAGGCCGCCCTCACCGACGTCGAGAACGCCTGGCCGACGTCCTGA
- a CDS encoding ROK family protein, protein MTATPAVLAIDVGGTSMKGAVVPRDGRPVVVERWPTDPATDTVGAIAGHLRSLAAVAREHDLDVVGAGVVTPGMLDEASGTVVYASNLDWRDVPLRALLSRATGLPVVTGHDVRTAGLAEQLLGAARGVEDFVLVTIGTGVAAALVTGGRPVTGDGGAAGELGHIPMVPGGEACTCGQRGCLEVYASGAGLARRYAALSGVALPAEDVVARLGRDPDADRVWAEAMAVLAQGLVTATLLLDPTTFVLGGGFTAAGDALLEPVRAGLAAGLAWRPAPPVRVAELGSEAGWIGAAALAFRAADLPDAPHAWTPPTLLAAPAP, encoded by the coding sequence GTGACGGCCACCCCAGCGGTGCTGGCGATCGACGTCGGCGGCACCTCGATGAAGGGCGCGGTCGTGCCCCGGGACGGCCGGCCGGTGGTGGTCGAGCGCTGGCCCACCGACCCCGCGACGGACACCGTCGGCGCGATCGCCGGGCACCTGCGCTCGCTCGCGGCGGTCGCCCGCGAGCACGACCTGGACGTCGTCGGCGCGGGCGTGGTGACCCCGGGGATGCTCGACGAGGCGAGCGGGACGGTGGTCTACGCCTCGAACCTCGACTGGCGGGACGTGCCGCTGCGGGCACTGCTGTCCCGGGCGACCGGGCTTCCGGTGGTGACCGGGCACGACGTGCGGACCGCGGGGCTGGCCGAGCAGCTGCTCGGCGCGGCGCGCGGCGTCGAGGACTTCGTGCTGGTGACCATCGGCACCGGCGTCGCCGCGGCGCTGGTGACCGGCGGGCGGCCGGTGACCGGGGACGGCGGAGCGGCCGGCGAGCTCGGCCACATCCCGATGGTGCCCGGCGGGGAGGCGTGCACGTGCGGGCAGCGCGGGTGCCTGGAGGTCTACGCGTCCGGGGCCGGGCTGGCCCGGCGCTACGCCGCCCTCTCCGGCGTCGCCCTCCCGGCGGAGGACGTCGTGGCACGCCTGGGCCGTGACCCGGATGCCGACCGGGTGTGGGCCGAGGCGATGGCCGTGCTCGCCCAGGGCCTGGTGACCGCGACCCTGCTGCTGGACCCGACCACGTTCGTCCTCGGCGGCGGGTTCACCGCGGCCGGCGACGCGCTGCTGGAGCCGGTGCGGGCCGGGCTGGCCGCCGGGCTGGCGTGGCGCCCGGCGCCACCGGTGCGAGTCGCCGAGCTGGGCAGCGAGGCCGGCTGGATCGGCGCCGCTGCCCTCGCCTTCCGCGCCGCGGACCTCCCCGACGCCCCGCACGCATGGACGCCGCCGACCCTCCTGGCCGCCCCGGCCCCCTGA
- a CDS encoding copper homeostasis protein CutC has protein sequence MTAVEICIDDVAGATIAEECGADRVEVCAALSEGGTTPSLGLVSTILAEVSRIGVQVLIRPRAGDFVYSPAEVDVMLADIAAVRALPASAQVGFVVGALTAEGGIDTAVLSRLVTAAGRCPVTFHRAFDTLPDLPAALPTLVSAGVSRVLTSGGAPTAAEGADVLRSLVRLAGDRITVLAGGSVRAANVAALVAGTGVPEVHLRAVAPVAPSAAGSATGVDYSVPRLATSAEPIRAVLEALAS, from the coding sequence GTGACCGCCGTCGAGATCTGCATCGACGACGTCGCCGGCGCGACGATCGCCGAGGAGTGCGGCGCGGACCGGGTCGAGGTGTGCGCGGCGCTGTCCGAGGGCGGGACGACGCCGTCCCTCGGGCTGGTGTCGACGATCCTGGCCGAGGTGTCCCGGATCGGCGTCCAGGTGCTGATCCGGCCACGCGCCGGGGACTTCGTCTACTCCCCCGCCGAGGTCGACGTGATGCTCGCCGACATCGCGGCCGTCCGGGCGCTGCCCGCCTCGGCGCAGGTCGGGTTCGTGGTCGGGGCGCTGACCGCCGAGGGCGGGATCGACACCGCCGTGCTGTCCCGTCTCGTGACGGCCGCCGGGCGGTGCCCGGTGACGTTCCACCGGGCGTTCGACACCCTCCCCGACCTCCCCGCGGCGCTGCCCACGCTGGTCTCCGCGGGCGTGTCCCGGGTGCTGACCTCGGGTGGTGCACCCACGGCTGCGGAGGGCGCCGACGTGCTGCGCTCGCTGGTCCGGCTCGCGGGCGACCGGATCACCGTGCTCGCCGGTGGGTCGGTGCGGGCGGCGAACGTGGCCGCCCTCGTCGCGGGGACCGGGGTGCCGGAGGTGCACCTGCGGGCGGTCGCGCCGGTCGCCCCCTCCGCCGCCGGCTCGGCCACGGGCGTCGACTACTCCGTCCCGCGGCTGGCGACGTCGGCCGAGCCGATCCGGGCCGTGCTCGAGGCGCTCGCCTCGTGA
- a CDS encoding asparaginase — protein MSAELAVVRRSGLVESRHLGSLLALDADGSVALSLGDPDATVLPRSTTKPLQALACLTAGAPLSGPALAIAAGSHTGEDTHVDVVRGLLTRAGLDESALQCPVDWPEDEPTRVALIRAGAERSAVRMNCSGKHAAMLLACAVNGWPTDSYLDPVHPLQQHVRAVAAEWTGAPVRHDAIDGCGAPLFGTTVRGLATAFRALSLAVDGPAAEVATAMRTHPFFVGGTGHQNSAVMELVPGAVAKGGAEGVIGVAGPAGQAVAMKVVDGNPRATTLLALTVLGGLGVDVSAAGSLTDLPVLGGGVPVGAIEPGADVLAWLADR, from the coding sequence TTGTCCGCTGAACTCGCCGTCGTCCGCCGCTCGGGGCTGGTGGAGAGCCGGCACCTGGGCTCGCTGCTCGCCCTGGACGCCGACGGGTCGGTCGCGCTGTCCCTCGGCGACCCGGACGCCACGGTCCTGCCCCGCTCCACCACCAAGCCGCTGCAGGCGCTGGCCTGCCTGACCGCCGGCGCGCCCTTGTCCGGGCCGGCGCTGGCGATCGCCGCCGGCAGCCACACCGGGGAGGACACGCACGTCGACGTGGTGCGCGGGCTCCTGACGCGGGCCGGGCTGGACGAGTCGGCGCTGCAGTGCCCGGTCGACTGGCCCGAGGACGAGCCGACCCGCGTCGCGCTCATCCGGGCCGGCGCGGAACGCAGCGCGGTGCGGATGAACTGCTCGGGCAAGCACGCCGCGATGCTGCTGGCCTGCGCGGTCAACGGCTGGCCCACCGACTCCTACCTGGACCCGGTGCACCCGCTGCAGCAGCACGTGCGCGCGGTGGCCGCGGAGTGGACCGGCGCGCCGGTGCGGCACGACGCGATCGACGGCTGCGGTGCCCCGCTGTTCGGGACGACGGTGCGCGGGCTGGCCACCGCCTTCCGTGCGCTCTCCCTCGCGGTCGACGGGCCGGCGGCCGAGGTGGCCACCGCCATGCGGACGCACCCCTTCTTCGTCGGCGGCACCGGGCACCAGAACTCCGCGGTGATGGAGCTGGTGCCGGGTGCGGTGGCCAAGGGCGGCGCGGAGGGCGTGATCGGCGTGGCCGGACCGGCCGGCCAGGCGGTGGCGATGAAGGTCGTCGACGGCAACCCGCGGGCGACGACGCTGCTGGCGCTGACCGTGCTCGGCGGGCTGGGCGTCGACGTCTCCGCTGCCGGGTCGCTGACCGATCTCCCGGTGCTCGGTGGCGGGGTGCCGGTGGGCGCGATCGAGCCGGGCGCCGACGTCCTCGCCTGGCTGGCCGACCGGTGA